A genome region from Arthrobacter agilis includes the following:
- a CDS encoding ABC transporter ATP-binding protein codes for MATVTFDQATRLYPGTEKPAVDKLNIDIADGEFLVLVGPSGCGKSTSLRMLAGLEDVNSGRILIGDRDVTDVPPKDRDIAMVFQNYALYPHMSVADNMGFALKIAGVSKEERAERVREAAKLLDLEDYLDRKPKALSGGQRQRVAMGRAIVRNPQVFLMDEPLSNLDAKLRVQTRTQIASLTRRLGVTTVYVTHDQVEAMTMGDRVAVLKDGILQQVDTPRNLYERPKNVFVAGFIGSPAMNLLELPVTDGGVLFGGITYPVRSDILNAAAGNTVTLGVRPEDLVLSSPGEGLQVEVDVVEELGADAYIYGHTTLDGKNHDMVARVDGRRPPMKGDTVYVRPEQGHVHLFDTSTGERLAETV; via the coding sequence ATGGCAACGGTAACGTTTGACCAGGCCACGCGCCTGTACCCGGGCACCGAGAAGCCCGCTGTCGACAAGCTCAACATCGACATCGCCGACGGCGAATTCCTCGTCCTCGTAGGACCCTCCGGTTGCGGAAAGTCCACCTCCCTGCGCATGCTTGCCGGCCTCGAGGACGTCAACTCCGGACGCATCCTCATCGGTGACCGCGACGTCACGGATGTTCCCCCGAAGGATCGCGACATCGCGATGGTCTTCCAGAACTACGCTCTTTACCCCCACATGTCGGTCGCCGACAACATGGGCTTCGCGCTCAAGATCGCCGGCGTCTCCAAGGAAGAGCGCGCCGAGCGTGTCCGTGAGGCCGCGAAGCTCCTGGACCTCGAGGACTACCTGGACCGCAAGCCGAAGGCCCTCTCCGGCGGCCAGCGCCAGCGTGTCGCCATGGGTCGTGCGATCGTGCGGAACCCGCAGGTCTTCCTCATGGACGAGCCGCTGTCGAACCTCGACGCGAAGCTGCGCGTGCAGACCCGCACCCAGATCGCCTCGCTGACCCGCCGCCTCGGCGTCACGACGGTCTACGTCACGCACGACCAGGTCGAGGCCATGACCATGGGAGACCGTGTCGCGGTCCTCAAGGACGGCATCCTCCAGCAGGTCGACACCCCGCGCAACCTCTACGAGCGCCCGAAGAACGTGTTCGTGGCCGGCTTCATCGGCTCCCCCGCGATGAACCTCCTCGAACTGCCCGTCACCGACGGCGGCGTCCTCTTCGGTGGCATCACCTACCCCGTCCGCAGCGACATCCTCAACGCCGCCGCCGGCAACACCGTCACGCTCGGTGTCCGCCCCGAGGACCTCGTCCTCAGCAGCCCGGGTGAAGGCCTGCAGGTCGAGGTCGACGTCGTCGAGGAACTCGGCGCCGATGCCTACATCTACGGCCACACCACGCTGGACGGCAAGAACCACGACATGGTGGCCCGCGTCGACGGCCGTCGCCCACCGATGAAGGGCGACACCGTGTACGTCCGCCCGGAGCAGGGCCATGTGCACCTGTTCGACACCTCCACGGGTGAGCGCCTGGCCGAGACGGTCTAG
- a CDS encoding FAD-binding oxidoreductase — protein MIDPAVLEELVAALPGRVSTTATDLAQYSRDQGPVLRETLPVAVVRARSVEDVQILLQWATRHDVPVVSRGAGSGVSGGAHATTGCVVLSLELMDRIVEISPDDEIAVVEPGVVNADLNAAVAQHGLMYAPDPASYRWSTIGGNVATNAGGLRCAKYGVTRDSVLALDVVLADGTLVSTGHRTFKGVAGYDLTALMTGSEGTLGVIVGITVRLRYLPQAVHTLAAFFDDFPQAAAGVLAIGRARVQPSILELLDGRTLEALDGAHGSDLRRRGGSLLLVQTDGYGAGAEADAIRGALIGLGAVISEEGSEEAERLIDLRRHSRGDEVDDLYRVGEDVAVPKSQLVPYVAALEDMARRHGVKLKVVAHAGDGNLHPTFWVERSEGPQAQERLESALDESVQRALDLGGTITGEHGVGQYKRRWLAWEQSPEVLDLQARLKQVFDPSNILNPGKAIVS, from the coding sequence ATGATCGACCCGGCCGTCCTCGAGGAACTGGTCGCGGCCCTTCCCGGACGCGTCTCCACGACGGCTACAGACCTCGCGCAGTACTCCCGTGACCAGGGGCCTGTCCTGCGGGAGACCCTGCCCGTCGCCGTCGTCCGTGCGCGGTCCGTCGAGGACGTGCAGATCCTCCTGCAGTGGGCGACGCGCCACGACGTGCCGGTCGTCAGCCGGGGTGCCGGGTCGGGTGTGTCCGGTGGCGCGCACGCCACGACGGGCTGTGTCGTGCTGTCCCTCGAGCTCATGGACCGGATCGTCGAGATCAGCCCGGACGACGAGATCGCCGTCGTCGAGCCCGGAGTGGTCAACGCGGACCTCAATGCCGCAGTGGCACAGCACGGGCTCATGTACGCCCCGGACCCGGCGAGCTACCGGTGGTCCACCATCGGCGGGAACGTCGCGACGAACGCGGGTGGGCTCCGCTGCGCCAAGTACGGTGTGACCCGCGACTCGGTGCTTGCCCTCGACGTCGTGCTGGCCGACGGCACCCTCGTCTCCACCGGCCACCGGACCTTCAAGGGAGTGGCCGGGTACGATCTCACCGCGCTGATGACCGGCTCGGAGGGAACCCTCGGCGTGATCGTCGGGATCACGGTCCGCCTCCGCTACCTCCCACAGGCAGTACACACGCTGGCGGCCTTCTTCGACGATTTCCCGCAGGCGGCCGCAGGGGTCCTCGCCATCGGGCGGGCCCGTGTCCAACCCTCGATCCTCGAACTCCTGGACGGCAGGACGCTCGAGGCTCTCGACGGCGCCCACGGCTCGGATCTGCGCCGCCGGGGTGGTTCGCTGCTCCTCGTGCAGACCGACGGTTACGGGGCCGGGGCGGAGGCGGACGCCATCAGGGGTGCGCTCATCGGGCTGGGCGCCGTCATCAGCGAAGAAGGGTCGGAGGAGGCGGAGCGGCTGATCGATCTGCGGCGGCACAGCCGGGGCGACGAGGTCGACGATTTGTACAGGGTGGGGGAGGACGTCGCCGTCCCGAAATCCCAACTGGTCCCGTATGTGGCCGCACTGGAGGACATGGCCCGTCGCCACGGGGTGAAGCTGAAGGTCGTGGCCCACGCAGGAGACGGCAACCTCCATCCCACGTTCTGGGTGGAGCGGAGTGAGGGACCCCAGGCACAGGAGCGCCTCGAGTCGGCGCTGGACGAATCGGTGCAGCGGGCGCTCGACCTCGGTGGGACGATCACCGGCGAGCACGGTGTGGGCCAGTACAAGCGTCGCTGGCTCGCGTGGGAGCAGTCACCGGAGGTCCTCGACCTGCAGGCCCGCCTCAAGCAGGTCTTCGACCCGTCGAACATCCTCAACCCGGGCAAGGCGATCGTCTCCTGA
- a CDS encoding DUF4032 domain-containing protein — translation MTETSNAQWHDEPTDYDQTGKLPRLRPASSADPRSLGSLNITAAATDPELLDLPWHIALEQWPASALAALPRGISRHIVRFAHLGGSVIAVKETSEHIARHEYHMLRKLQRLDVPCVEPVAVISGRTTPEGEELDPVLVTRHLKFSLPYRALFSQTLRRDTLTRLIDAQALLLVRLHLIGFYWGDVSLSNTLFRRDAGSFAAYLVDAETGELYPELSTGQREYDLEIARVNIAGELMDLAEGGLIEEKVDPLATSELIMDSYRRLWSELTEQESFELGERWRVGARIRRLNELGFDVEEYAIKTAANGTEIQLQPKVVDAGHHSRRLLRLTGLDAQENQARRLLNAMDAYRADNSPTLDEEFSAHLWVNEVFEPIVRAVPRELGGKLEPAQVVHEVLEHRWYMSEREDRNVPLAEAVQSYLDDELRHRRDEAAIMLTADARTIGIDEDSEYTDN, via the coding sequence ATGACAGAGACCTCGAACGCCCAGTGGCATGACGAGCCGACCGACTACGACCAGACCGGCAAGTTGCCGCGGCTGCGGCCGGCGTCGTCCGCCGATCCACGCTCACTCGGGTCCCTGAACATCACGGCGGCGGCCACCGATCCGGAACTCCTCGACCTCCCCTGGCACATCGCCCTCGAACAGTGGCCTGCGAGTGCACTCGCGGCGCTGCCTCGCGGTATCTCCCGGCACATCGTGCGCTTCGCGCACCTCGGCGGGTCGGTCATCGCCGTCAAGGAGACCAGCGAGCACATCGCCCGCCACGAGTACCACATGCTGCGCAAGCTCCAGCGACTGGACGTGCCCTGCGTCGAGCCGGTCGCCGTCATCTCCGGCCGGACCACGCCGGAGGGCGAGGAGCTCGACCCGGTGCTCGTCACGCGGCACCTCAAGTTCTCGCTGCCCTACCGTGCCCTGTTCTCGCAGACCCTGCGGCGGGACACCCTGACGCGCCTCATCGACGCGCAGGCGCTGCTCCTCGTACGCCTCCATCTCATCGGCTTCTACTGGGGCGACGTCTCGCTCTCGAACACGCTGTTCCGCCGTGACGCCGGTTCGTTCGCCGCCTATCTGGTCGACGCCGAGACCGGCGAACTGTACCCGGAGCTGTCGACCGGCCAGCGGGAGTACGACCTCGAGATCGCGCGCGTGAACATCGCCGGCGAACTGATGGATCTCGCCGAGGGTGGGCTCATCGAGGAGAAGGTGGACCCGCTCGCCACGAGCGAGCTGATCATGGACAGCTACCGCCGCCTGTGGAGCGAGCTGACGGAGCAGGAGTCCTTCGAACTCGGCGAACGCTGGCGGGTGGGTGCACGGATCCGGCGTCTCAACGAGCTCGGATTCGATGTCGAGGAGTATGCCATCAAGACGGCCGCGAACGGCACGGAGATCCAGCTGCAACCCAAGGTCGTCGATGCCGGGCACCACAGCCGGCGCCTCCTCCGCCTCACGGGCCTCGACGCGCAGGAGAACCAGGCGCGGCGCCTCCTGAATGCCATGGACGCCTACCGCGCGGACAACAGTCCGACCCTCGACGAGGAGTTCAGTGCCCACCTGTGGGTGAACGAGGTCTTCGAGCCGATCGTGCGGGCCGTTCCCCGCGAGCTGGGTGGGAAGCTCGAGCCGGCCCAGGTGGTCCATGAGGTCCTCGAACACCGGTGGTACATGTCGGAGCGCGAGGACAGGAACGTCCCGCTGGCGGAGGCTGTGCAGTCCTACCTCGATGACGAGCTGCGGCACCGTCGCGACGAGGCGGCGATCATGCTGACGGCCGACGCCCGGACGATCGGCATCGACGAGGACTCGGAGTACACCGACAACTAG
- a CDS encoding DUF4190 domain-containing protein gives MTDNTPESQGSSPYGQQNQPQYGQNQPQYGQNQPQYGQQSTSPYGQQGQSPYGQQGQYGSGAGNYPGQQGYQGQTTVNPGRTLGIVGFILAILIAPVGLVVSIIAFVQSRKAKMGNGFALAGIIIGAVFTILGAILIAVIASFAADLGQQLIDACSGLPSGSPVTIQGQPTTCP, from the coding sequence ATGACCGACAACACTCCGGAATCGCAGGGCAGCTCGCCGTACGGCCAGCAGAACCAGCCTCAGTACGGACAGAATCAGCCCCAGTACGGGCAGAATCAGCCCCAGTACGGCCAGCAGAGCACGTCCCCCTACGGCCAGCAGGGGCAGTCCCCTTACGGCCAGCAGGGGCAGTACGGCTCCGGTGCGGGCAACTACCCGGGACAGCAGGGCTACCAGGGCCAGACCACTGTGAACCCGGGCAGGACTCTCGGGATCGTCGGTTTCATCCTCGCCATCCTGATCGCACCCGTCGGCCTCGTCGTCAGCATCATCGCCTTCGTGCAGTCGCGGAAAGCGAAGATGGGCAATGGTTTCGCCCTCGCCGGCATCATCATCGGTGCGGTGTTCACGATCCTCGGCGCGATCCTGATCGCGGTCATCGCCAGTTTCGCCGCCGATCTCGGGCAGCAGCTCATCGACGCGTGCAGCGGTTTGCCGTCCGGCAGCCCCGTCACCATCCAGGGCCAGCCCACCACCTGCCCCTGA